One Harpia harpyja isolate bHarHar1 chromosome 23, bHarHar1 primary haplotype, whole genome shotgun sequence genomic window, GCATTTCTGGCCCTGACCCAGAGGAGAGCGAAGGGGACGGATCAGAACCAGCACACAGCGGACACAACCCTCTGGCCATATCTAGCCTAAGTAtaagcaggcagagaagcaagcaggctTCCTTTCTTGGCGTTGCCCAAAGagactctgctccttctccacctcccgaACTAACCAGGGACGCCTTCGAAGCAACTTGAGGAGCTGTGGCTTCAcactgccaccacagcagtggcagcCCCAGAGGGGCACTGGAAATACTCTTCAGCAGGAGCACCTGTACTTCACCTGCTGGAATAACACCTGGAGTGACTCTGCTTTAGTTCATTCGGGTGAAGTGGCCCACATCcaaccccaagcagcagcagagcccctgcaggggcagcccaacaacttgctgagcactgaacacagctctgaggaggaggagggtttccacGAGGAAGCAGAGGATTTTGGTGCAGAGCCCCAGGTTTGTCCCCACTGACATTacggggctgagcccagcagtcCAGCAGCCTTTGAGACTCCAGGAGAACGGGTTCTGCGCGAGGGCAGGTCACCGCAAAGCTAGCCCACACCAACGCACGCCCCGTGCAAGCGTGTGCTCGGggagcagcgcaagggctgcCGAAGGCTGGGGTGCAGTGCCCCAGCTGGGCCATCGCAGCCAGCGCACTGGATGGGGTCTCTCCGCCTTAGCGGCGGTGCACAGCACCGCTCCGTGCCACGTCTGTAACCTCGCACAAAGCAgcgcctgcttcccccccccatccccttaacctcgcacaaagcagcgcctgctttccccccatccccttcgGGACACCAGGGGCCgttttctcccctgctgccctcGTGGTGGGGGTGTGGCTGGTGACGCTGCTGTGACTGATTCTGCGTTTCATGAAAGGCTCTCGCACCTGCCCTGGCTTCGTGTGGTTTGTTCATCCCCGCTTCAGACTGGCTCTTGCCACTGAGCCATCCTTATCCCTCCCTAGACCCCCGCGcaccctgccatggggtcagcccCCTCAGAAcggtccctgcccctgccagtcTGCTCCCACCCGTGTCCTCCCCAGCTACGGGAGGCCTGCCCGAGCCTGCGGGCAAATCCAGCGTCAGGCCCaacggggacagcctgccaggCCCCACGGCAGCTGTCACGGAGGGACCGCAAGGACAAGGGAGCCCCAAGGCTGGACCGCGACTATTCGGCTCCGCAGAGCCAGCAAAAGCCTGCCAGGGCCAGCAACTCCCTGCTCCCCTCGAGCCCCGACACCGACCCACCAAAGGGACGCTCACGGGAACCCACACCTCCTCTTTCATCTCTCCGTGCTCCGAGATGCcgagcaaaactgaacacaacctAACCCGGAGCCAAAGCCCGCTGAAGCCAGCACACACCGGGAGAAGCCagtgcccccttcctctcccccatggCTTTCGCGGGCCTCCTACCAGCTCCGCAGGCTACCAacacagcagctccacagcccgcTCCAGGTCCTCCTCCCACCGTCCTGGGTGTCCCCTTGGCTCCTGGGCAGCGGCGGAGCAGGCAACGTCAGCTGAAAAAGATCTCCCTGACGTATTTCAGAGCATCGTCCTCAGAGtcctcccagcctggcctccccgCGGCGCCACCGGCAGGGGACGGGAGAGCCGGGCtgcggccgctgcctcccccgctgCTGGCCGTGCTTCCCGGAGCCTCCTTTGGCGTCGgctggagctcctgctcctcccggcTCCCGGACCGGGccttctcctcaccttcctcGCGCTGCAGGTTCtagccaaagggaaaaacaaccagAGCCGGCTGGGCGCGAATTGCACCCcgaggggcagaaggagcagcccgcccgccccccccaccgcggGACACCCCCGGCCAGGCCccagggagccgccgccgccgccggcagcgctccctgcccgctcccccgagccctccccgctgccaggaccgtgtgcgtgtgtgtgtcccccgcccccgcccccgcccccgccccggggggtcCGCGCTCACCTCCGCCAGGACCGCCAGggccacatccaccagctccgcCTCGGTCATGCAGTACACCGCCGCCCTGCCAACCGCACGGGGAAGACGCTCAGGGCGAACCGGGCCCGGCCTCGCCCGCCCCAGCGGCGCTACCTGggacccgccgcctgccgccgcctgccgccgccgccgctgcccgcccttggcggggggggtccccgccgcgaCCACCCGCTcgtcccccgccgcctccagccaggccggcagcacccgccgcctgccgcccgccgccattgcccgcgccgggcggggcggggcggggcggggcggggccgccccgggagccgccccccTTGGGCCCGCCCCCCGTGGAATCCCCCCTTGGaaccgccccctcctccccggccgccgcgccccctGTGTGACGCCCCGTTGCTAGGCTGCCCCCTGCCGGCGCAGACGGCGTCCTGTGCGGAGCGGGAGCGACCGGAGCTGCCGAGCGGCGGCCGGCGCTCGGGGCTCGGCTCTTCTCGCCCCTGCTTCGCTCGGTTGGGCCTCGGGGAGACCGCCCGGGGCTCGGCAGAGCCCGCCGGGCGCCATCCCCGCGGCGGCATGCAGCGGCTCTTCtcgtgctgcctggggagggtgcggcggccgccgccctccGACGGCGATGCCGGACCCTGCGCCGCCGAGCCCTCCGAGGTCCGGGAGaagccccggggcgggctgcaCGGCGCGGCCGCCGGAGGTGACCTGGCGCGGCTGCAGCGGCACTGGTGGAGGAAGAGATTCCGCATCAACAGGCGGGACGCGGAGAAGCAGtaaggggcgggcggcgcccggaGCAAAAGCCTCCGGCCGGCCACCCCGGCGGAGCCCAGCCCGGTGGCAAGCGCCCTGAGGAGCCGGGCCGGCTCCGCGGCGCCGGCCTTACCGGGGGCCTGCCCCGGCTGGGGCGGGAGGCGGCGACCCCCTGCCcgtcccccctgccctcccccgccggcccggcccctgCAGTGAGTCTTCTGCGGAGCTCAGCAGCCCTTCGTCCAAGCAGAGACGGCTGCTTGCCTGTTGCCCGACGGAGCGGCTTGCTTGAGCGGGGGCATGGACTCGCAGAAAGACAGGGCACGGCCGTCCCGCCGCTGCTAGAAACCCCGTGCCCTCCGTCTCTGGGACACGCCTGGCGTGGGACtgctcgggggtggggggggaacccaGGGCTTCCGCAGACTCCACACTCTCCGCAGCCTCCGGACTGCCAAGATGCGGTCTCCTTCGCTGGGCTGGGTGGCTGGGCAGTCCTGCTGGAGGCAGGGACCAGTGCCTGGGCACAGGAGTCCGTCCGTGCGGGCGCAGGTTCATTGACACGGCTGAGGAAATGCCTCCCGACTCCAGGGATGTGCTGGGGATTTTTCCTGGCCAGCCCCAGGCTTCGGGTGTGCCACTGCTGCCACCAGCTCCGGACCGCGGAAGCTTGCTTTCAGCTTGGTTTTTGCCAGTTGAGGCGTGTGGCCCCGCGCGGCGGGCACCGCAGCCTGAAACGGTGTCTTCAGCTGTCCGTGTTGACTGAATATGTTTCGTTTCTAGGACGCCTCTGCATCTGGCTTGTGCGAAAGGCCGGGCAGATGTCGTCCGATTCCTAGCAAGAGAGAAATGCCAGCTAAACCCTCGTGACCGCTTTAAGAAATCACCACTGATGAAGGTATGTGGAATATGTTATGCTGTTGCGCGTTGGGATTATCGATTATGCGCTGAACGATACGGACCTTGCGTGATTCTTTACGTAGGCCTGCGTAGAAACAGGTATGTTGCAGTCAGCGGGGAAGGGGCGTATGTTGCCTAATCTTTGAAGGCGCTTATACTTCCCACTGTTGGGAAGGTGCGGGAGTTCTGACAGTGAGAAATGTAGATGTTGGAAGTTATTCCTCCTTTGTGTCTTATTTCCAGGCAGTAGAGCACCAGCACAAAGACTGTGTGGCTATTCTGCTGGAGCATGGTGCCAACCCTAACCTCAGAGATGCTAGCGGCAACACTGCGCTTCACCTGGCTGCCATCACTGCTAGCAAACCCCTAGTCGAGCTGTTACTGGAGCACAAAGCCGATATTGAAGCTCAGAATAAGGTTAGCTTGGACTTTGGGTAAGGTTCCTCTTCCCAAAACTTGCTTGACTTTTCTGTGTTATTCTAAGGGAGATGATTTCCCCTTTCAGTTGGGATACACTCCGCTTACTGTTGCGATCACCAAGTGCTCTGAAGAGTTGGTGGAGTTCCTTCTTCAAAAAGGAGCTGACGTGCATGCTCGAGATAAGCATAAAAGGTGAAGGGTTTGTCAAAAGTGCGCGTGGGACGCCTTTAGCATTCTTCAAGTTGGACCGGGGGGAGGCATAGGaatgagctttgaaaaagaaCCAGCAGCTGCCCAGAAGGAGCTCCTTCTGTGTGACTTGTGAAAGCAGACCCACACTCGGCTGCTTTCTTACCTCAGGGGACAGTTTCTGCCCTGAGGACTGCAAGAAAGTGTTGGCTGTGGTGCcgcacgcgcgcgcacacacacacatgccccgagcctgctctgggcaggtGGTTGGcctggagacctcctgaggtcctgcCAACCTGAATTCTCCAACGCTTCCACGTATTTGGCTGTGCTTTCACTCTGCCTGTAGGAGAAGGGAAATGAATTCTTTGGGGAGCAAAGAGGGACTGAAGTAATGGCAATGCAATGTCCGCAGAAGCTGatgtatttcctttcttctcttggaTGCTTTAGGACCACCCTTATGGTTGCTGCTCTTGCTGGGGATATGAATATAATACAAATTCTCCTGCAGTATGGTGCTGATCTTTCTCAGGAAGACCTGTGTGGCTGCACAGTTCTACATTATGCCAGACTGTCTCAGCATGCTGTGTAAGTGTTTTACATCCTCGTTAGAGCGGCCGCGTTCTCAGAATGTGCGTGCTGATGTACGGCCCTTTTTGGTAACATCGCTGGGGTTTAGTGAGGCATTGAGACCTTTGTTGAAGCTGGGCTCCGTGATGTCTTCTGATGCATCTCTTTCCGTGTCAAGACTGGATTTGGAAGTTGAGGAAAACTTCCCCCCACAGTTCCCTCTGAGAATTCACCTGTGTGCTGCCAAGCTCCACTCCACTCAACTGACTAGCAACTACTTGCCTTTTGTTTCAGAGGGGATCTAACTGATATCCCCTGAGGTAAACTCTTCAGCGGTTTTCCTTCTCTCGTGGGTAGCTTTGCACCACTGGCCGTTCCTTCACTAAGGTGGCTATGTGTGCTTAACAGCTAGGCTGAAGGAAAGAGCCCACTTTCCTAGTGACGGTAGCCTAGTGATGGGTGAATGAACGGCATTCTTCCTACGAGCATGCCTTCTCTAGCCAAAAACAGCTGCCCGTGACCTCTTGTCACTGGGTCTTGACTTCatttcttctccccctgccccttctgTCAGCCTGGATcgatgggaagcaggagagaagggtgcCTGGGTAAACTGTGGAGTAAAAACCCCTTTAGGAGTAAAGCACGTCTGAGGATTGCTCTAGCAAAACAAGATGCTCGTTCCTTCCCTCCCGGCTTCTGGCACAGCATCCCTGTTGTGCTAATGCACCACTTTGCATAGCAGCCTTGGTCTGGAGCAcgtttctagtattttcttttcttgtttggggggttttttttggttttagttctgctTATGCAGCAAACCTGAAAGTGGTCTCTCTCCAGAGCCCCACCTGACCCTCAGCCAAGGTTGTTAGAAGATAACACCTCTACAATGTATTAGCGCCTGCAGTGCTTGCCATGCAACCACAATCTTTGTTGGCCTCTTGATATCCCAACTAGGAGCTCTCTAAACTCTCCGGTCCTCTGGCTGACCATGGGAATTTCTTAAGCCCTTCAAAGTCAGGACTGGGTTTGAGGAGACGTTACCCCAGCTTCACGGGAAGAGTAGCTGCAGCATTAGTGTAGCATCCCACTGAGGTAGAAGCCTTGTAGTGAGATGTCAGTCTGCCAAGGGTTGTCTTAATCTCAATGGCCCTCAAAATGGAGAGGGGGTTTGTCGGATGAGACTGTAACCAGTGGGGCTGAGATACTCCATAGACAAGAATAAGCACCTGCAGCACGAACATGCCTGTAGTGAGTATTTCAGCCTCCAGTAGTCGTGCAGCAAGGTGTCGCTGGGTGTGGGTGTTACCCTTTACCAGCTGGCTATGAATATGGCTCGGATGGCTCATGAATGGCTGTTGCTCTTCCAGTAGAGAGTGTATGCAAGCGGGggggtatttttaacaaatgcatttccttcctttctgtatatAGTATTCAGAAGCAACTGGAGCAAAACACCGGCTGTGAAATGAGGGGAGAATGttctgcaggaggcacagaagGCCCAGCAGTGCTTGACAGCTCTTGCTCTGGGAAGACTGCTGACTCTCCCTTGGGCACCCCTACACTGACCGGAGCAGGTAGGATCCTTCACCGTGGAGGAGGTGATGAAGACAAATCACTGGCCTGTAGAAGAATGATAACCTCTTGATTGGATGCAGGGcttgagggatggggaaaggcagagtgaaataagcactcacagcagagtCTCACATCTtacctcctttgtaggtgtcttgccagcagcaggaggacaagaagaggaagattacGACTcctcttttgattctgaggtacattcatagaatcatagagtcagtgtcaaatggttgcccatagggcctacactctaggcgcttagctgcttctgcctaggtcctctctgccttgggcaggtgtacatcggccccttttgaaagccctgctcaacagagatgcctaacacgccggtggtgtttgcctttccgttctttccatcatctgataccacgttacgggtgttggctgaagcgggagctttgtgcgtggaaacgggttgaggaggagtctgagccagttctcacgcacgtcttttcaattacgcagtcggattgtgaagctccaacaaaagcgtcggccgacgagctgcctcctgctgcagatggaaagggagcgtgcgcgcagcccgttgcagaggagagcggcaacggtaatttcctgacgcactaaatggttac contains:
- the LOC128135673 gene encoding cell cycle regulator of non-homologous end joining-like, yielding MAAGGRRRVLPAWLEAAGDERVVAAGTPPAKGGQRRRRQAAAGGGAAVYCMTEAELVDVALAVLAENLQREEGEEKARSGSREEQELQPTPKEAPGSTASSGGGSGRSPALPSPAGGAAGRPGWEDSEDDALKYVREIFFS
- the LOC128135712 gene encoding ankyrin repeat domain-containing protein 7-like; translated protein: MQRLFSCCLGRVRRPPPSDGDAGPCAAEPSEVREKPRGGLHGAAAGGDLARLQRHWWRKRFRINRRDAEKQTPLHLACAKGRADVVRFLAREKCQLNPRDRFKKSPLMKAVEHQHKDCVAILLEHGANPNLRDASGNTALHLAAITASKPLVELLLEHKADIEAQNKLGYTPLTVAITKCSEELVEFLLQKGADVHARDKHKRTTLMVAALAGDMNIIQILLQYGADLSQEDLCGCTVLHYARLSQHAVLDLEVEENFPPQFPLRIHLCAAKLHSTQLTSNYLPFVSEGI